A single genomic interval of Gossypium raimondii isolate GPD5lz chromosome 11, ASM2569854v1, whole genome shotgun sequence harbors:
- the LOC105802478 gene encoding SNF1-related protein kinase catalytic subunit alpha KIN10 isoform X2 — protein sequence MKRKMDGSEKSGLEGVLSPTYKLGKRIGIGTFGKVKIAEHVLTGHKVAIKILKLTKIKNMGMEETVRREIKISRLFMHPHIIRLYDVIETTTKIFIVTEYAEYGDLFDYIVQKRRLKEDEARKLFQQIISGVEYCHRCMVVHRDLKPENLLLDSNFNVKIADFGFSNIMRDGHFLKTSCGSPNYAAPEIVSGKLYAGPEVDAWSCGVILYALLSGTLPFEDESFHNLYKKIKAGCYTLPRHLSAGARDLISRIIVVDPMKRLTIPEIRQHPWFQAHLPIYLAVPRPDTTQQAKKVDEEILQEVVRMGFEKNHLVESLRNRVQNEGTVAYYLLLDNRFGVPSGYLGAEFQETMETTSFNPPHPIEAAAPGVGHSLPGYTDNQAMDLRSPERKWALGLQSGGQPFQIMMEVLKALQAINVRWKNIGHYNMKCRWLPSFIPGLNNNHYFGDDESTVIENSGVTKSPNVVKFQLQLYKTEEEKYVVDVQRLEGPQFLFLDVCAAFLQHLRAL from the exons AT GAagagaaaaatggatggatcAGAGAAAAGTGGACTGGAAGGTGTATTATCACCTACTTACAAGCTTGGAAAAAGGATCGGAATCGGCACGTTTGGAAAAGTGAAAATAGCTGAACATGTATTGACTGGCCATAAAGTTGCTATTAAGATTCTTAAACTCacaaaaattaagaatatgGGAATGGAGGAAAcag TTAGAAGAGAGATTAAAATATCGCGATTGTTTATGCACCCTCACATCATACGACTGTATGACGTCATCGAGAccacaacaaaaatatttatagttaCAGAATATGCGGAATATGGGGACCTCTTTGATTATATTGTACAGAAAAGAAGGCTTAAGGAGGATGAGGCTCGCAAACTTTTTCAGCAG ATAATTTCTGGGGTGGAGTACTGCCACAGATGTATGGTGGTTCATCGAGACCTTAAGCCTGAAAATTTGCTTCTGGATTCCAATTTTAATGTGAAGATTGCTGATTTTGGGTTTAGCAACATAATGAGAGATGGTCATTTCCTTAAAACAAGTTGTGGCAGCCCAAACTATGCTGCCCCTGAG ATTGTTTCCGGTAAACTATACGCTGGGCCTGAAGTGGATGCATGGAGTTGTGGAGTTATATTGTATGCCCTTCTCAGTGGCACCCTTCCTTTTGAGGATGAAAGCTTTCATAAcctatataagaaaataaag GCCGGATGCTACACTCTTCCAAGGCATTTATCTGCTGGTGCTAGAGACTTGATCTCACGGATTATTGTAGTTGATCCAATGAAGAGACTGACCATTCCTGAGATCCGCCAGCACCCCTGGTTTCAGGCACATCTTCCCATATATTTAGCTGTTCCCCGACCAGATACAACGCAACAAGCAAAAAag GTTGATGAGGAGATCCTTCAGGAAGTGGTTAGGATGGGGTTTGAAAAGAACCATTTAGTCGAGTCCCTTCGGAACAGAGTTCAAAATGAG GGAACTGTTGCTTACTACTTACTATTGGACAACCGTTTCGGAGTCCCCAGCGGCTATCTTGGAGCTGAGTTTCAAGAAACTATG GAAACTACTAGCTTCAATCCCCCCCATCCAATTGAAGCTGCAGCCCCAGGTGTTGGACACAGCCTTCCAGGATATACTGATAATCAAGCAATGGATTTAAGAAGCCCTGAGAGAAAATGGGCACTCGGACTTCAG TCAGGAGGCCAGCCTTTCCAAATCATGATGGAAGTTCTCAAAGCTCTGCAAGCAATCAACGTCCGATGGAAGAATATAGGGCATTATAACATGAAGTGTAGGTGGCTTCCCAGCTTTATTCCTGGTCTTAACAACAATCACTACTTTGGGGATGATGAATCCACCGTCATCGAAAACAGTGGTGTTACCAAGTCCCCGAATGTTGTCAAGTTCCAATTGCAG CTTTACAAAACTGAAGAGGAGAAGTATGTGGTGGATGTTCAGAGGCTTGAGGGGCCGCAGTTTCTCTTCTTGGATGTTTGTGCTGCATTCCTTCAACACCTCCGGGCCCTTTAG
- the LOC105802478 gene encoding SNF1-related protein kinase catalytic subunit alpha KIN10 isoform X1, with protein sequence MKRKMDGSEKSGLEGVLSPTYKLGKRIGIGTFGKVKIAEHVLTGHKVAIKILKLTKIKNMGMEETVRREIKISRLFMHPHIIRLYDVIETTTKIFIVTEYAEYGDLFDYIVQKRRLKEDEARKLFQQIISGVEYCHRCMVVHRDLKPENLLLDSNFNVKIADFGFSNIMRDGHFLKTSCGSPNYAAPEIVSGKLYAGPEVDAWSCGVILYALLSGTLPFEDESFHNLYKKIKAGCYTLPRHLSAGARDLISRIIVVDPMKRLTIPEIRQHPWFQAHLPIYLAVPRPDTTQQAKKVDEEILQEVVRMGFEKNHLVESLRNRVQNEGTVAYYLLLDNRFGVPSGYLGAEFQETMETTSFNPPHPIEAAAPGVGHSLPGYTDNQAMDLRSPERKWALGLQGYLFIQSGGQPFQIMMEVLKALQAINVRWKNIGHYNMKCRWLPSFIPGLNNNHYFGDDESTVIENSGVTKSPNVVKFQLQLYKTEEEKYVVDVQRLEGPQFLFLDVCAAFLQHLRAL encoded by the exons AT GAagagaaaaatggatggatcAGAGAAAAGTGGACTGGAAGGTGTATTATCACCTACTTACAAGCTTGGAAAAAGGATCGGAATCGGCACGTTTGGAAAAGTGAAAATAGCTGAACATGTATTGACTGGCCATAAAGTTGCTATTAAGATTCTTAAACTCacaaaaattaagaatatgGGAATGGAGGAAAcag TTAGAAGAGAGATTAAAATATCGCGATTGTTTATGCACCCTCACATCATACGACTGTATGACGTCATCGAGAccacaacaaaaatatttatagttaCAGAATATGCGGAATATGGGGACCTCTTTGATTATATTGTACAGAAAAGAAGGCTTAAGGAGGATGAGGCTCGCAAACTTTTTCAGCAG ATAATTTCTGGGGTGGAGTACTGCCACAGATGTATGGTGGTTCATCGAGACCTTAAGCCTGAAAATTTGCTTCTGGATTCCAATTTTAATGTGAAGATTGCTGATTTTGGGTTTAGCAACATAATGAGAGATGGTCATTTCCTTAAAACAAGTTGTGGCAGCCCAAACTATGCTGCCCCTGAG ATTGTTTCCGGTAAACTATACGCTGGGCCTGAAGTGGATGCATGGAGTTGTGGAGTTATATTGTATGCCCTTCTCAGTGGCACCCTTCCTTTTGAGGATGAAAGCTTTCATAAcctatataagaaaataaag GCCGGATGCTACACTCTTCCAAGGCATTTATCTGCTGGTGCTAGAGACTTGATCTCACGGATTATTGTAGTTGATCCAATGAAGAGACTGACCATTCCTGAGATCCGCCAGCACCCCTGGTTTCAGGCACATCTTCCCATATATTTAGCTGTTCCCCGACCAGATACAACGCAACAAGCAAAAAag GTTGATGAGGAGATCCTTCAGGAAGTGGTTAGGATGGGGTTTGAAAAGAACCATTTAGTCGAGTCCCTTCGGAACAGAGTTCAAAATGAG GGAACTGTTGCTTACTACTTACTATTGGACAACCGTTTCGGAGTCCCCAGCGGCTATCTTGGAGCTGAGTTTCAAGAAACTATG GAAACTACTAGCTTCAATCCCCCCCATCCAATTGAAGCTGCAGCCCCAGGTGTTGGACACAGCCTTCCAGGATATACTGATAATCAAGCAATGGATTTAAGAAGCCCTGAGAGAAAATGGGCACTCGGACTTCAG GGTTATTTGTTTATACAGTCAGGAGGCCAGCCTTTCCAAATCATGATGGAAGTTCTCAAAGCTCTGCAAGCAATCAACGTCCGATGGAAGAATATAGGGCATTATAACATGAAGTGTAGGTGGCTTCCCAGCTTTATTCCTGGTCTTAACAACAATCACTACTTTGGGGATGATGAATCCACCGTCATCGAAAACAGTGGTGTTACCAAGTCCCCGAATGTTGTCAAGTTCCAATTGCAG CTTTACAAAACTGAAGAGGAGAAGTATGTGGTGGATGTTCAGAGGCTTGAGGGGCCGCAGTTTCTCTTCTTGGATGTTTGTGCTGCATTCCTTCAACACCTCCGGGCCCTTTAG
- the LOC105802480 gene encoding vesicle transport v-SNARE 13 isoform X1, which produces MSEVFEGYERQYCELSANLSKKCTAAAALGGEQKKQKVSDIRAGLENAEDLIRKMDLEARSLQPNVKTMLLAKLREYKSDLNNLKSEVKRIASGNINPDARDQLLESGMADALTASTNQRSRLVMTTERLNQSSDRIRDSRRTMLETEELGVSILQDLHSQRQALLHANNTLHGVDDNIGKSKRILTAMSRRMNRNKWIIGIIIAVLIITIAAVLYFKRVK; this is translated from the exons ATGAGTGAAGTTTTCGAAGGATATGAACGGCAATATTGCGAGCTATCGGCGAATCTTTCCAAGAAGTGTACGGCGGCGGCTGCACTTGGTGGAG agcagaaaaaacaaaaagtttCTGATATAAGAGCTGGATTGGAGAATGCAGAAGATCTG ATTCGGAAAATGGACCTTGAGGCAAGAAGTTTGCAGCCAAATGTCAAGACTATGCTTCTTGCTAAGTTAAGGGAATATAAATCGGACCTTAACAATCTGAAAAGCGAAGTTAAAAGAATTGCATCTGGCAATATAAATCCAGATGCTCGAGATCAGTTGTTAGAGTCTGGAATGGCTGATGCACTCACG GCATCAACTAATCAAAGATCAAGACTAGTGATGACTACAGAGCGATTGAATCAGAGCAGTGACAGAATTAGGGATAGTAGAAGAACCATGCTCGAAACAGAAGAGCTTGGTGTTTCCATTCTTCAGGATTTGCATTCGCAGCGACAGGCTCTCTTGCATGCCAATAACACG CTTCATGGAGTGGATGACAACATTGGCAAGAGCAAGAGAATTTTGACAGCCATGTCAAGGAGGATGAACCGGAACAAGTGGATCATTGGCATCATTATTGCAGTTCTTATCATCACTATTGCCGCTGTTTTATACTTCAAACGTGTTAAATAG
- the LOC105802480 gene encoding vesicle transport v-SNARE 13 isoform X2, with protein MNGNIASYRRIFPRSVRRRLHLVEKKQKVSDIRAGLENAEDLIRKMDLEARSLQPNVKTMLLAKLREYKSDLNNLKSEVKRIASGNINPDARDQLLESGMADALTASTNQRSRLVMTTERLNQSSDRIRDSRRTMLETEELGVSILQDLHSQRQALLHANNTLHGVDDNIGKSKRILTAMSRRMNRNKWIIGIIIAVLIITIAAVLYFKRVK; from the exons ATGAACGGCAATATTGCGAGCTATCGGCGAATCTTTCCAAGAAGTGTACGGCGGCGGCTGCACTTGGTGGAG aaaaaacaaaaagtttCTGATATAAGAGCTGGATTGGAGAATGCAGAAGATCTG ATTCGGAAAATGGACCTTGAGGCAAGAAGTTTGCAGCCAAATGTCAAGACTATGCTTCTTGCTAAGTTAAGGGAATATAAATCGGACCTTAACAATCTGAAAAGCGAAGTTAAAAGAATTGCATCTGGCAATATAAATCCAGATGCTCGAGATCAGTTGTTAGAGTCTGGAATGGCTGATGCACTCACG GCATCAACTAATCAAAGATCAAGACTAGTGATGACTACAGAGCGATTGAATCAGAGCAGTGACAGAATTAGGGATAGTAGAAGAACCATGCTCGAAACAGAAGAGCTTGGTGTTTCCATTCTTCAGGATTTGCATTCGCAGCGACAGGCTCTCTTGCATGCCAATAACACG CTTCATGGAGTGGATGACAACATTGGCAAGAGCAAGAGAATTTTGACAGCCATGTCAAGGAGGATGAACCGGAACAAGTGGATCATTGGCATCATTATTGCAGTTCTTATCATCACTATTGCCGCTGTTTTATACTTCAAACGTGTTAAATAG
- the LOC105802480 gene encoding vesicle transport v-SNARE 13 isoform X3: protein MEQKKQKVSDIRAGLENAEDLIRKMDLEARSLQPNVKTMLLAKLREYKSDLNNLKSEVKRIASGNINPDARDQLLESGMADALTASTNQRSRLVMTTERLNQSSDRIRDSRRTMLETEELGVSILQDLHSQRQALLHANNTLHGVDDNIGKSKRILTAMSRRMNRNKWIIGIIIAVLIITIAAVLYFKRVK, encoded by the exons ATGg agcagaaaaaacaaaaagtttCTGATATAAGAGCTGGATTGGAGAATGCAGAAGATCTG ATTCGGAAAATGGACCTTGAGGCAAGAAGTTTGCAGCCAAATGTCAAGACTATGCTTCTTGCTAAGTTAAGGGAATATAAATCGGACCTTAACAATCTGAAAAGCGAAGTTAAAAGAATTGCATCTGGCAATATAAATCCAGATGCTCGAGATCAGTTGTTAGAGTCTGGAATGGCTGATGCACTCACG GCATCAACTAATCAAAGATCAAGACTAGTGATGACTACAGAGCGATTGAATCAGAGCAGTGACAGAATTAGGGATAGTAGAAGAACCATGCTCGAAACAGAAGAGCTTGGTGTTTCCATTCTTCAGGATTTGCATTCGCAGCGACAGGCTCTCTTGCATGCCAATAACACG CTTCATGGAGTGGATGACAACATTGGCAAGAGCAAGAGAATTTTGACAGCCATGTCAAGGAGGATGAACCGGAACAAGTGGATCATTGGCATCATTATTGCAGTTCTTATCATCACTATTGCCGCTGTTTTATACTTCAAACGTGTTAAATAG
- the LOC105802480 gene encoding vesicle transport v-SNARE 13 isoform X4: protein MDLEARSLQPNVKTMLLAKLREYKSDLNNLKSEVKRIASGNINPDARDQLLESGMADALTASTNQRSRLVMTTERLNQSSDRIRDSRRTMLETEELGVSILQDLHSQRQALLHANNTLHGVDDNIGKSKRILTAMSRRMNRNKWIIGIIIAVLIITIAAVLYFKRVK, encoded by the exons ATGGACCTTGAGGCAAGAAGTTTGCAGCCAAATGTCAAGACTATGCTTCTTGCTAAGTTAAGGGAATATAAATCGGACCTTAACAATCTGAAAAGCGAAGTTAAAAGAATTGCATCTGGCAATATAAATCCAGATGCTCGAGATCAGTTGTTAGAGTCTGGAATGGCTGATGCACTCACG GCATCAACTAATCAAAGATCAAGACTAGTGATGACTACAGAGCGATTGAATCAGAGCAGTGACAGAATTAGGGATAGTAGAAGAACCATGCTCGAAACAGAAGAGCTTGGTGTTTCCATTCTTCAGGATTTGCATTCGCAGCGACAGGCTCTCTTGCATGCCAATAACACG CTTCATGGAGTGGATGACAACATTGGCAAGAGCAAGAGAATTTTGACAGCCATGTCAAGGAGGATGAACCGGAACAAGTGGATCATTGGCATCATTATTGCAGTTCTTATCATCACTATTGCCGCTGTTTTATACTTCAAACGTGTTAAATAG
- the LOC105801445 gene encoding uncharacterized protein LOC105801445 — MSKVAPLQLNYHLERRLENLRNGKREVKLKKKPQLEWHLKNMKPKSHKYLVRNEFSVKPATYSAKIVTDIPLYETPWALFHEYLEDKPRVFNAMFPHKHSIQQLYEDEWRIKMMPLKVVGLKVWPVIDFRLKCKYPPQVPSDITKLLEVQSVSKYVNQTNYSILICMGHQSVLQVIITLCMYTIPSSLIYIYICKSKGEVPLQTRCELQGLDKVNDSSSHFALGVKA, encoded by the exons ATGAGTAAAGTTGCTCCATTGCAACTGAACTATCATTTAGAGCGTAGGCTTGAGAATTTGAGGAATGGGAAAAGGGAAGTGAAGCTGAAGAAGAAACCACAACTTGAATGGCATTTAAAGAATATGAAACCAAAATCCCACAAATATTTGGTGAGGAATGAGTTTTCAGTAAAGCCAGCTACTTATTCTGCAAAAATAGTCACTGATATTCCCCTTTATGAGACTCCTTGG GCTTTGTTTCACGAGTATTTGGAGGATAAACCCAGAGTTTTCAATGCCATGTTTCCTCACAAACATAGTATCCAACAGCTTTATGAG GATGAATGGAGGATTAAGATGATGCCATTAAAGGTGGTGGGCCTAAAGGTGTGGCCAGTAATTGACTTTAGGTTGAAATGCAAATACCCACCCCAAGTTCCTTCGGATATCACAAAACTTCTTGAGGTTCAGTCGGTAAGCAAATATGTGAACCAAACAAATTA TTCCATATTAATATGCATGGGTCATCAATCAGTACTCCAAGTGATCATTACACTTTGCATGTACACCATTCCTTCAtcccttatatatatatatatatgtaaatccAAAGGTGAAGTGCCGTTGCAGACAAGATGTGAACTCCAAGGGCTTGACAAAGTAAATGACTCATCATCGCATTTCGCACTTGGTGTGAAAGCATGA